Proteins encoded together in one Pseudomonas sp. TCU-HL1 window:
- a CDS encoding alpha/beta hydrolase — protein sequence MMQFVLLLLPLLASLAQAAPQSVLQRPVELDTGTGILRGTLLRPKTGEPMPVALIIAGSGPTNRDGNNPLGGRNDSLKKLAQLLARNGVASVRYDKRGIAGSYDAGADERQLSIELYAQDAAAWGQHLKQDPRFSRLILIGHSEGALIASLAAQAANADALVSIAGSARPIDQLLRDQLHSRLPPPLLAQSEVLLASLRAGQTVAEVPQPLQVLFRPSVQPYLISLFRQNPAQVFGQLRIPALILQGSHDIQVSVSDAEQLKATRPDAQLAIIAGMNHMLRIVPMDMEQQLASYRDPKLPLARELGERLLAFIQSLPDSRNAESRR from the coding sequence ATGATGCAATTCGTCCTGCTTCTGCTCCCCTTGCTGGCCAGCCTGGCCCAGGCCGCCCCTCAAAGCGTGCTGCAACGCCCTGTCGAGTTGGACACTGGCACCGGCATCCTGCGGGGTACCCTGCTTCGCCCGAAAACCGGCGAGCCCATGCCCGTAGCGCTGATCATCGCCGGTTCCGGCCCGACCAACCGCGATGGCAACAACCCGCTTGGCGGGCGCAACGACAGCCTGAAGAAGCTCGCCCAACTGCTGGCACGAAACGGCGTCGCCAGCGTGCGTTACGACAAGCGAGGCATAGCCGGCAGCTACGACGCGGGCGCGGACGAACGCCAGCTCAGCATCGAGCTCTACGCCCAGGATGCGGCGGCGTGGGGCCAGCACCTGAAACAGGACCCACGTTTCTCTCGACTCATTCTTATCGGCCACAGCGAAGGCGCGCTCATCGCCAGCCTCGCGGCACAGGCCGCGAACGCCGATGCCCTGGTCAGCATTGCCGGCAGCGCCCGCCCCATCGACCAGTTGCTGCGCGATCAGCTGCATAGCCGGCTGCCGCCTCCCCTGCTGGCACAGAGCGAGGTCCTGCTCGCCAGTCTGCGGGCCGGCCAAACGGTGGCCGAGGTACCGCAACCGCTGCAAGTGCTGTTCCGACCCAGTGTCCAGCCCTATCTGATCTCCCTGTTCCGCCAGAACCCGGCGCAGGTTTTCGGCCAACTGCGGATACCCGCACTCATCCTCCAGGGCAGCCACGACATCCAGGTCAGCGTCAGCGACGCCGAGCAGCTCAAGGCCACCCGGCCCGATGCCCAGTTGGCGATCATCGCTGGCATGAACCACATGCTGCGCATCGTGCCCATGGACATGGAGCAGCAACTGGCGTCTTACCGTGACCCCAAGCTCCCCCTGGCCCGGGAGCTGGGCGAGCGCCTGCTGGCCTTCATCCAGTCGCTGCCTGACTCCAGAAATGCAGAAAGCCGCCGATAA
- the prmB gene encoding 50S ribosomal protein L3 N(5)-glutamine methyltransferase — MSESRLRTLRDYIRWAVSRFHAENLFFGHGTDNAWDEARQLVLGALHLPYEIADSYLDCRLEEDECAHLRELLRRRIDERVPVAYLLGEAWFCGMPFVVDERVLVPRSPIAELIQQQFAPWLPQEPSRILDLCTGSGCIGIACAHTFPEAEVVLGDLSFDALEVANLNIERHGLEERVYTVQGDGFEGLPGQRFDLIVSNPPYVDAEDFADMPVEYHHEPELGLACGNDGLDLVRRMLAEAADHLTEMGLLIVEVGNSQVHVEALYPGVDFLWLDFEHGGHGVFMLSARQCREHQALFRSRVNP, encoded by the coding sequence GTGTCCGAATCCCGCCTGCGCACCCTGCGTGATTACATCCGCTGGGCTGTCAGCCGTTTCCATGCTGAAAACCTGTTCTTCGGTCACGGCACCGACAACGCCTGGGATGAAGCTCGCCAGTTGGTGCTGGGCGCGTTGCACCTGCCGTACGAGATCGCCGACAGCTACCTGGACTGCCGCCTGGAGGAGGACGAGTGCGCCCACCTGCGCGAGTTGCTGCGTCGCCGTATCGATGAGCGCGTACCGGTGGCCTACCTGCTGGGCGAAGCCTGGTTCTGTGGCATGCCCTTCGTGGTCGATGAGCGGGTGCTGGTGCCGCGCTCGCCCATTGCCGAGCTGATCCAGCAGCAGTTCGCGCCCTGGCTGCCCCAGGAGCCTTCGCGCATCCTCGATCTCTGCACGGGCTCGGGCTGCATCGGTATCGCCTGCGCTCACACGTTCCCCGAAGCCGAGGTGGTGCTGGGCGATCTGTCCTTCGATGCGCTGGAAGTCGCCAACCTGAACATTGAGCGGCATGGCCTGGAAGAGCGCGTCTACACCGTGCAGGGCGATGGTTTCGAGGGGCTGCCGGGGCAGCGTTTCGACCTGATTGTCTCCAACCCGCCCTATGTGGATGCCGAAGACTTTGCCGACATGCCCGTCGAGTACCACCACGAGCCCGAGCTGGGTCTGGCCTGCGGCAATGACGGGCTGGATCTGGTTCGGCGGATGCTGGCCGAGGCGGCTGATCACCTGACCGAGATGGGGCTGCTGATCGTTGAGGTGGGTAACAGTCAGGTGCACGTGGAGGCGCTCTATCCGGGAGTGGACTTCCTCTGGCTGGACTTCGAGCACGGCGGCCACGGCGTCTTCATGCTCAGCGCCAGGCAGTGCCGGGAGCACCAGGCGCTGTTCCGTTCGCGGGTCAACCCCTGA
- a CDS encoding cysteine hydrolase family protein codes for MSAPKSMFQLSGRGYPPASLNNATLVIIDAQEEYRSGVLALPGLDAALGEIASLLAAARAMGSAIVHVKHLGVPGGIFDPRGERGEHLPEAAPLPGEIVVEKRLPNAFAGTDLHDRLQAIGHLDLIVCGFMTHSSISTTVRAAKDYGYRCTLVSAACATRDLPTVDGGVISADEMHRVEVIALADNFASVVPQAKALI; via the coding sequence ATGTCCGCCCCGAAATCCATGTTCCAGCTCAGTGGCCGCGGCTATCCGCCGGCCAGCCTGAACAACGCCACCCTGGTGATCATCGATGCCCAGGAGGAGTACCGCAGCGGTGTCCTCGCCCTGCCCGGCCTCGACGCCGCCCTCGGCGAGATTGCCAGCCTGCTCGCCGCCGCCCGCGCGATGGGTAGCGCCATAGTCCATGTGAAACACTTGGGCGTCCCCGGCGGCATCTTCGACCCCCGCGGCGAACGCGGCGAGCACCTGCCCGAAGCCGCTCCCCTGCCCGGCGAGATCGTGGTCGAGAAGCGCCTGCCCAATGCCTTCGCCGGCACAGACCTGCACGACCGCCTGCAAGCGATTGGCCACCTGGACCTGATCGTCTGCGGCTTCATGACCCACTCCAGCATCAGCACCACGGTCCGCGCCGCCAAGGACTATGGTTATCGCTGCACGTTGGTGAGTGCAGCCTGCGCGACTCGCGACCTGCCGACCGTCGATGGCGGCGTCATCAGCGCGGACGAAATGCACCGTGTCGAGGTGATCGCCCTCGCCGACAACTTCGCCAGCGTGGTGCCGCAGGCCAAGGCGCTTATCTAA
- a CDS encoding Smr/MutS family protein: MQDEAQKDDESSLFSMEMRGVKRIQNDRADTGKVRADQKQLANRRQNATLSVTNVKVDGLSDQFVIDVGAEDDLHWARDGVQEGQMRKLKQGQIGFEGSLDLHGMSVEKARETLWDFIAEATRFEVRCVRVTHGKAARLDGKRPLIKSHVNTWLRQHPQVLGFTSCLPKHGGTGAVYVMLRRTMLEGRDE, encoded by the coding sequence ATGCAAGACGAAGCCCAGAAAGACGACGAAAGTTCCCTGTTTTCCATGGAAATGCGCGGCGTGAAGCGCATCCAGAATGACCGTGCCGATACCGGCAAGGTGCGCGCCGACCAGAAGCAATTGGCCAATCGCAGACAGAACGCCACCTTGAGCGTCACCAACGTCAAGGTCGATGGCCTCTCTGACCAGTTCGTCATCGACGTCGGCGCCGAAGACGACCTGCACTGGGCCCGCGACGGTGTGCAGGAAGGTCAGATGCGCAAGCTCAAGCAGGGTCAGATCGGCTTCGAGGGCAGCCTCGACCTGCATGGCATGAGCGTGGAGAAAGCCCGCGAAACCCTCTGGGACTTCATCGCCGAAGCCACTCGCTTCGAAGTGCGCTGCGTACGCGTGACCCACGGCAAGGCGGCCCGCCTGGATGGCAAGCGACCGCTGATCAAAAGCCACGTCAACACCTGGCTGCGCCAACACCCGCAGGTGCTCGGGTTCACATCCTGCCTGCCGAAGCACGGCGGCACTGGCGCGGTGTACGTGATGCTGCGCCGAACCATGCTCGAGGGCCGCGACGAGTGA
- the folE gene encoding GTP cyclohydrolase I FolE has protein sequence MSLEQHYTAILGQLGEDVSREGLLDTPKRAAKAMQYLCRGYQQTLEEVTNGALFSSDNSEMVLVKNIELYSLCEHHLLPFIGKAHVAYIPNGKVLGLSKVARIVDMFARRLQIQENLSRQIAEAVQQVTGALGVAVVIEAQHMCMMMRGVEKQNSSMVTSVMLGEFRENAATRSEFLSLINN, from the coding sequence ATGTCCCTGGAACAGCATTACACCGCGATCCTCGGCCAGCTCGGCGAGGATGTCTCCCGTGAAGGCCTGCTCGATACCCCGAAGCGTGCCGCCAAGGCGATGCAGTACCTCTGCCGCGGCTACCAGCAGACGCTGGAAGAAGTCACCAACGGCGCCCTGTTCAGCTCCGACAACAGCGAAATGGTGCTGGTGAAGAACATCGAGCTGTACTCGCTCTGCGAACACCACCTGCTGCCGTTCATCGGCAAGGCCCACGTGGCCTACATCCCCAACGGCAAGGTGCTGGGCCTGTCCAAGGTCGCGCGCATCGTCGACATGTTCGCCCGTCGCCTGCAGATCCAGGAAAACCTCAGCCGCCAGATCGCCGAAGCCGTACAGCAGGTCACCGGCGCCCTGGGCGTGGCCGTGGTCATCGAAGCCCAGCACATGTGCATGATGATGCGCGGCGTGGAGAAGCAGAACTCCTCCATGGTCACCTCGGTCATGCTCGGCGAGTTCCGCGAGAACGCCGCCACCCGCAGCGAATTCCTCAGCCTGATCAACAACTGA
- a CDS encoding glutathione S-transferase family protein, translating to MYKVYGDYKSGNCYKVKLILNLLGLPYQWVPVDILKGETQRPEFLEKNPNGKIPVLELEDGTTLWESNAILNFLADGSELLPAEPRLRTQVLQWQFFEQYSHEPYVAVARFIQLYQGMPEDRLEEYKVCQVRGHKALKVMEKQLQRTPYLVGDQYSIADIALYAYTHVAHEGGFDLSGYPAVLAWLDRVASHPRHVGMFD from the coding sequence ATGTACAAGGTCTACGGCGATTACAAGTCGGGCAACTGCTACAAGGTCAAGCTGATCCTCAATCTGCTCGGCCTGCCGTACCAGTGGGTGCCGGTGGACATCCTGAAGGGTGAAACCCAGCGCCCCGAGTTCCTGGAAAAGAACCCCAACGGCAAGATCCCGGTGCTGGAGCTGGAAGACGGCACCACGCTCTGGGAGTCCAATGCCATCCTGAATTTCCTCGCTGACGGCAGCGAACTGTTACCCGCTGAGCCGCGTCTGCGTACCCAGGTACTGCAGTGGCAGTTCTTCGAGCAGTACAGCCATGAGCCCTATGTGGCGGTGGCGCGTTTCATCCAGCTCTACCAAGGCATGCCGGAAGATCGCCTGGAGGAATACAAGGTCTGCCAGGTGCGCGGGCACAAGGCATTGAAAGTGATGGAGAAGCAGCTGCAGCGCACGCCGTATCTGGTGGGCGACCAGTACTCCATCGCCGACATCGCGCTGTACGCATACACCCATGTGGCCCACGAGGGTGGTTTCGACTTGTCGGGCTATCCGGCCGTGCTGGCCTGGCTGGACCGTGTGGCCAGCCATCCCCGCCATGTGGGCATGTTCGACTGA
- a CDS encoding PLP-dependent aminotransferase family protein: MAFSERIARLKSSLIREILAAAQRPEVMSFAGGLPAEPMLPKVGWDAMPASMGQYGMSEGEPALREAIAAEARALGVPCEASQVLIVSGSQQTLDLASKLFIDPGTEVLLEAPTYLAALQAFQLFGADCIAVPQEADGPELAALRQRLEQHKPAFAYLIPTFQNPSGTRYSEAKRDAVAALLDEFGVTLIEDEPYRELVFDEGSATPIVSRLKKASWIYTGTVSKTLLPGLRVGFLIATPDLFPHLLRLKQSADLHTNRIGQWQALQWFGTEQYRQHLAELRDFYRVRRDSMQAALEEHFGELATWEIPQGGLFFWLTLKQPLDTRTLLKPALEQNVAFMPGEPFFIDPDKHPGHLRLNFSHVAPERLGEGLKRLAGVIRQAQAAEAA, from the coding sequence ATGGCCTTCTCTGAACGCATCGCCCGCCTGAAAAGCTCCCTGATCCGCGAAATCCTTGCCGCCGCCCAGCGTCCGGAAGTGATGTCCTTCGCCGGAGGCCTGCCAGCCGAGCCGATGCTGCCGAAGGTGGGCTGGGATGCGATGCCGGCGAGCATGGGCCAGTACGGCATGAGCGAAGGCGAGCCGGCGCTGCGTGAAGCCATCGCCGCCGAAGCCCGTGCCCTTGGCGTGCCGTGCGAGGCAAGCCAGGTGCTGATCGTCAGCGGCTCCCAGCAGACCCTGGACCTGGCGTCCAAGCTGTTCATCGATCCGGGCACCGAAGTGCTGCTGGAAGCGCCGACCTACCTGGCGGCCTTGCAGGCCTTCCAGCTGTTCGGTGCCGACTGCATCGCCGTACCCCAGGAGGCCGATGGCCCTGAACTCGCGGCCCTGCGCCAGCGCCTGGAGCAGCACAAGCCGGCCTTCGCCTACCTGATTCCGACGTTCCAGAATCCGTCCGGCACCCGCTACAGCGAAGCCAAGCGTGACGCGGTCGCCGCGCTGCTGGACGAGTTTGGCGTCACCCTGATCGAAGACGAACCCTACCGTGAGCTGGTATTCGACGAAGGCAGCGCCACCCCCATCGTCAGCCGCCTGAAGAAGGCCAGCTGGATCTACACCGGCACCGTGTCCAAGACCCTGCTGCCGGGCCTGCGTGTGGGCTTCCTGATCGCCACGCCGGACCTGTTCCCGCACCTGCTGCGCCTGAAACAGTCCGCCGACCTGCACACCAATCGCATCGGCCAATGGCAGGCACTGCAGTGGTTCGGCACCGAGCAGTACCGCCAGCACCTGGCAGAGCTGCGCGACTTCTACCGCGTTCGCCGAGATTCCATGCAGGCTGCACTGGAGGAGCATTTCGGCGAGCTGGCCACCTGGGAGATTCCCCAGGGCGGGTTGTTCTTCTGGCTGACCCTGAAGCAGCCGCTGGACACCCGTACCCTGCTCAAGCCCGCGCTGGAGCAGAACGTGGCCTTCATGCCGGGCGAGCCGTTCTTCATCGATCCGGACAAGCATCCGGGTCACCTGCGCCTCAACTTCAGCCATGTGGCGCCCGAGCGCCTGGGCGAAGGGCTGAAGCGGCTTGCAGGCGTCATCCGTCAGGCTCAGGCGGCCGAGGCTGCCTGA
- a CDS encoding MarR family winged helix-turn-helix transcriptional regulator — protein MLDLKNSTIQQAAMEAFFFGYQAFTSKPDEILARRGLSRVHHRILFFIAKYPGLSVKQLLGYLGVTKQALNTPLRQLIEMKLVESVAADDDKRKRLLGFTSEGAKLEQALRREQARLLRRAFGEAGEEAVRGWLAVNQALCTARQNEAAEG, from the coding sequence ATGCTTGACCTGAAAAATTCCACCATTCAGCAGGCCGCCATGGAAGCCTTCTTCTTCGGCTACCAGGCCTTCACCAGCAAGCCGGACGAGATCCTCGCCCGCCGTGGCCTGTCGCGCGTGCACCACCGCATCCTGTTCTTCATCGCCAAGTATCCGGGGCTGAGCGTCAAGCAATTGCTGGGCTATCTGGGTGTGACCAAGCAGGCGCTGAACACCCCGCTGCGCCAGCTGATCGAGATGAAATTGGTCGAAAGCGTGGCGGCGGACGACGATAAGCGCAAGCGCCTGCTGGGCTTCACCAGCGAAGGGGCGAAACTGGAGCAGGCCCTGCGACGGGAGCAGGCACGCCTCCTGCGACGCGCCTTTGGGGAGGCCGGGGAAGAAGCCGTGCGTGGCTGGCTGGCAGTCAACCAGGCCCTGTGCACGGCCCGACAAAACGAAGCCGCCGAAGGCTAG
- a CDS encoding LysE family translocator has product MSLELIFAFILFAFVTSVTPGPNNMMLLASGVNFGVRRSLPHMLGISLGFMVLVMSVGLGLSQVFQQVPELYTALRYIGATYLLYLAWKIAGSGAPDEANTEKRRKPFTFLQAAAFQWVNPKAWVMAIGAITTYTPQDNFVVNVVLIAALFALINCPSVGLWTVAGSLMRRWLSNPRILRLFNIGMALLLVASLYPILVDVNGKI; this is encoded by the coding sequence ATGAGCCTGGAACTGATTTTTGCCTTCATCCTCTTCGCCTTCGTCACTTCGGTGACGCCCGGCCCCAACAACATGATGCTGCTGGCCTCCGGCGTGAACTTCGGCGTTCGCCGCAGCCTGCCCCACATGCTCGGCATCAGCCTCGGCTTCATGGTGCTGGTGATGTCCGTGGGCCTGGGCCTGTCACAGGTGTTCCAGCAGGTTCCCGAGCTCTACACCGCACTGCGCTACATCGGCGCAACCTACCTGCTCTACCTCGCCTGGAAGATCGCCGGCTCCGGCGCACCGGACGAAGCCAACACCGAGAAGCGCCGCAAGCCCTTCACCTTCCTGCAGGCGGCAGCCTTCCAGTGGGTCAATCCCAAGGCCTGGGTCATGGCAATCGGCGCCATTACGACCTATACCCCGCAGGACAACTTCGTGGTCAACGTGGTGTTGATCGCCGCCCTCTTCGCCCTGATCAACTGCCCCAGCGTCGGGCTCTGGACGGTGGCCGGCAGCCTGATGCGCCGCTGGTTGTCCAATCCACGCATACTGCGCCTGTTCAACATCGGCATGGCCCTGCTGTTGGTGGCCTCGCTCTACCCCATCCTGGTCGACGTCAACGGAAAGATCTGA
- a CDS encoding benzoate/H(+) symporter BenE family transporter, whose translation MTPSSDTPANPPRLRPLADSSPSAVVAGFIAMLTGYTSSLVLMFQAGQAAGLSNAQISSWIWALSIGMAVTTIGLSLRYRTPIVVAWSTPGAALLITSLSGVSYGEAIGAFIVCAALLALVGLTGGFERLMRRLPASLAAALLAGILFKIGSEIFIAAQHRTALVLSMFFSYLVFKRLQPRYAVLAALLVGCVMAAALGLLDFSGFQFALAEPVWTAPEFSVTAVISIGIPLFVVAMASQNIPGIAVLRADGYHVPASPLISVTGIASLVLAPFGSHGINLAAISAAICTGPHAHEDRSKRYTAAVWCGIFYGVAGTFGATLAALFAALPKELVLSIAALALFGSISNGLTAAMQEPREREAALITFMVTASGMTLLSIGSAFWGLIAGVLTLLILNVESGKDK comes from the coding sequence ATGACCCCAAGTTCGGATACCCCGGCCAACCCGCCACGCCTGCGCCCTCTGGCGGACTCGTCGCCCTCCGCCGTGGTGGCGGGCTTCATCGCCATGCTCACCGGCTACACCAGCTCCCTGGTGCTGATGTTCCAGGCCGGCCAGGCCGCAGGTTTGAGCAATGCGCAGATTTCTTCCTGGATCTGGGCGCTGTCCATTGGCATGGCCGTGACCACCATCGGCCTGTCCCTGCGCTACCGCACACCCATCGTGGTCGCCTGGTCCACCCCTGGCGCCGCGTTACTCATTACCAGCCTGTCCGGGGTGAGTTATGGCGAAGCCATCGGCGCCTTCATCGTCTGCGCCGCCCTGCTGGCCCTGGTGGGCCTGACCGGCGGCTTCGAACGTTTGATGCGTCGCCTGCCCGCCTCCCTGGCGGCCGCCCTGCTGGCCGGTATCCTGTTCAAGATCGGCAGCGAAATCTTCATCGCCGCCCAGCATCGCACCGCGCTCGTACTGTCGATGTTCTTCAGTTACCTGGTATTCAAGCGCCTGCAACCACGCTATGCCGTGCTGGCGGCGCTGCTGGTGGGCTGCGTGATGGCAGCGGCGCTGGGACTGCTGGACTTCAGCGGTTTCCAGTTCGCCCTGGCCGAACCGGTGTGGACCGCCCCGGAGTTCTCAGTCACTGCGGTGATCAGCATCGGCATCCCGCTGTTCGTGGTGGCCATGGCTTCGCAGAACATCCCTGGTATCGCCGTGCTGCGTGCCGATGGCTATCACGTGCCAGCCTCGCCGCTGATCTCGGTCACCGGCATCGCCTCCCTGGTGCTGGCGCCCTTTGGCTCCCACGGCATCAACCTCGCGGCCATCAGCGCCGCCATCTGCACCGGTCCCCATGCCCATGAGGACCGCAGCAAGCGCTATACCGCTGCCGTCTGGTGCGGGATCTTCTACGGCGTTGCCGGCACCTTCGGCGCCACCCTGGCGGCGCTGTTCGCGGCACTACCCAAGGAGCTGGTGCTATCCATAGCCGCGCTGGCGTTGTTCGGCTCCATCAGCAATGGCCTGACCGCGGCCATGCAGGAACCCAGGGAGCGGGAAGCGGCGCTGATCACCTTCATGGTCACGGCCTCGGGCATGACCCTGCTGTCCATCGGCTCGGCCTTCTGGGGCCTGATCGCCGGGGTGCTGACGCTGTTGATCCTTAACGTGGAAAGCGGCAAGGACAAATGA
- a CDS encoding SDR family oxidoreductase — MSMKFSGQVALVTGAANGIGRATALAFAAEGLKVVVSDVDVASGEGTVELIRAAGGDARFIRCDVTREAEVQALMEGTVAAYGRLDYAFNNAGIEIEKGKLAEGSESEFDAIMGVNVKGVWLCMKHQIPLLLAQGGGAIVNTASVAGLGAAPKMSIYAASKHAVIGLTKSAAVEYAKKKVRVNAVCPAVIDTDMFRRAYEADPKKGEFAAAMHPVGRIGKVEEIAAAVLYLCCDAAGFTTGHALAVDGGATAI, encoded by the coding sequence ATGAGCATGAAGTTCTCCGGCCAGGTTGCCCTGGTGACCGGCGCCGCTAACGGTATCGGCCGCGCCACTGCCCTGGCGTTCGCTGCCGAGGGTCTGAAGGTGGTGGTTTCCGACGTGGACGTCGCCAGCGGCGAAGGCACGGTGGAGCTGATTCGCGCGGCCGGTGGCGATGCCCGCTTCATCCGTTGCGACGTGACCCGCGAAGCCGAGGTCCAGGCGCTGATGGAAGGCACGGTCGCCGCGTATGGTCGTCTGGACTATGCCTTCAACAACGCCGGCATCGAGATCGAGAAAGGCAAGCTGGCCGAGGGCAGCGAGTCGGAGTTCGACGCGATCATGGGGGTCAACGTAAAAGGCGTCTGGCTGTGCATGAAGCACCAGATTCCGCTCCTGCTAGCCCAGGGTGGTGGTGCCATCGTCAACACCGCTTCGGTTGCGGGCCTGGGCGCGGCGCCGAAGATGAGTATCTACGCCGCTTCCAAACACGCCGTGATCGGCCTGACCAAGTCGGCGGCCGTCGAGTACGCGAAGAAGAAAGTGCGGGTGAATGCCGTGTGCCCGGCGGTGATCGACACCGATATGTTCCGTCGCGCCTACGAGGCCGACCCGAAGAAAGGCGAATTCGCGGCCGCCATGCATCCGGTGGGGCGCATCGGCAAGGTGGAGGAAATCGCTGCGGCCGTGCTCTATCTCTGCTGCGATGCCGCAGGTTTCACCACCGGCCACGCACTGGCGGTGGATGGTGGTGCCACCGCGATCTGA
- a CDS encoding NADP-dependent oxidoreductase, producing MSLLNRQFLLAQRPVGPATRETFSYVESPAGDPTDGQVLVENLYLSLDPAMRGWMNDARSYIPPVAIGEVMRALGVGKVVASQHPDFKAGDHVCGVVGVQDYFLGEPRDFQQVDPNRAPLPLYLSALGMTGMTAYFALLDVGQPQAGETVVISGAAGAVGSVAGQIARIKGCRVVGIAGGADKCRYLMEELGFDGAIDYKAENLHAALKRECPKGVDVYFDNVGGDILDAVLTRINRKARIVICGAISQYNNKEAVKGPANYLALLVNRARMEGMVVFDYAPRFGEAVRDIAGWLASGELKSKEDVVSGLETFPETLGKLFSGENVGKLVLKVR from the coding sequence ATGTCCCTGCTCAATCGCCAGTTCCTGCTCGCCCAACGCCCGGTCGGCCCGGCCACCCGCGAAACCTTCTCCTATGTGGAATCCCCGGCTGGCGACCCCACTGACGGCCAGGTGCTGGTTGAAAACCTGTACCTCTCGCTGGACCCGGCCATGCGCGGCTGGATGAACGACGCACGCTCCTACATCCCACCGGTTGCAATCGGTGAAGTGATGCGAGCCCTGGGCGTTGGCAAGGTGGTGGCCTCGCAGCATCCCGACTTCAAGGCGGGCGACCATGTTTGCGGCGTCGTCGGCGTGCAGGACTACTTCCTGGGCGAACCGCGGGACTTCCAGCAGGTGGACCCGAACCGCGCGCCCCTGCCCCTCTACCTCTCGGCACTGGGCATGACCGGCATGACCGCCTACTTCGCCCTGCTCGATGTCGGCCAACCCCAGGCCGGGGAAACGGTGGTCATCTCCGGCGCCGCCGGTGCGGTGGGCAGCGTTGCCGGACAGATCGCGCGGATCAAGGGCTGCCGCGTAGTGGGCATCGCCGGCGGCGCCGACAAGTGCCGCTACCTGATGGAAGAACTGGGCTTCGACGGCGCCATCGACTACAAGGCGGAGAACCTCCACGCGGCCCTCAAGCGTGAATGCCCCAAGGGTGTGGACGTTTACTTCGACAACGTCGGCGGCGACATACTCGACGCCGTGCTCACCCGCATCAACCGCAAGGCGCGCATCGTCATCTGCGGCGCAATCAGCCAGTACAACAACAAGGAAGCGGTGAAAGGCCCGGCGAACTACCTGGCGCTGCTGGTGAACCGCGCACGCATGGAAGGCATGGTGGTGTTCGACTACGCGCCGCGCTTCGGCGAGGCGGTCAGGGACATTGCCGGCTGGTTGGCCAGCGGCGAGCTGAAGAGCAAGGAAGACGTGGTGAGCGGGCTGGAAACCTTCCCGGAAACCCTGGGCAAGCTGTTCAGCGGGGAAAACGTCGGGAAGCTTGTGCTGAAAGTACGCTGA
- the pyrF gene encoding orotidine-5'-phosphate decarboxylase, whose translation MSACQTPIIVALDFPTREAALRLADQLDPRLCRVKVGKELFTSCAAEIVSTLRDRGFEVFLDLKFHDIPNTTAMAVKAAAEMGVWMVNVHCSGGLRMMAACRETLDKFNGPKPLLIGVTVLTSMEREDLAGIGLDIEPKEQVLRLAGLADKAGMDGLVCSAQEATDLKSAYPRLQLVTPGIRPAGSAQDDQRRILTPRQALDAGSDYLVIGRPISQAADPTKALAAVVAELA comes from the coding sequence ATGTCCGCCTGTCAGACGCCGATCATTGTCGCCCTCGACTTCCCCACCCGCGAAGCCGCCCTGCGGTTGGCCGACCAACTGGACCCCAGGCTGTGCCGGGTCAAGGTGGGCAAGGAGCTGTTCACCAGCTGCGCGGCGGAAATCGTCTCGACCCTGCGTGACCGCGGCTTCGAGGTCTTCCTCGATCTGAAATTCCACGACATCCCCAACACCACCGCCATGGCGGTGAAGGCCGCTGCCGAGATGGGCGTGTGGATGGTCAACGTGCACTGCTCCGGCGGCCTGCGCATGATGGCGGCCTGCCGCGAGACCCTGGACAAGTTCAACGGGCCCAAGCCGCTGCTGATTGGCGTGACCGTGCTCACCAGCATGGAGCGCGAAGACCTTGCCGGTATCGGCCTGGACATCGAGCCCAAGGAACAGGTGCTGCGTCTGGCGGGCCTGGCCGACAAGGCCGGCATGGATGGCCTGGTCTGCTCCGCCCAGGAGGCCACCGACCTCAAGTCCGCCTATCCGCGCCTGCAACTGGTGACTCCGGGCATTCGCCCGGCGGGAAGCGCCCAGGACGACCAGCGTCGAATCCTCACTCCACGTCAGGCGCTGGACGCCGGCTCCGACTATCTGGTGATCGGTCGCCCGATCAGCCAGGCTGCCGATCCGACGAAGGCCCTGGCCGCCGTCGTCGCCGAGTTGGCCTGA